In one window of Balaenoptera musculus isolate JJ_BM4_2016_0621 chromosome 10, mBalMus1.pri.v3, whole genome shotgun sequence DNA:
- the MGST1 gene encoding microsomal glutathione S-transferase 1, with the protein MVELTQLMDNEVFMAFASYTTIVLSKMMFMSTATAFYRLTRKVFANPEDCAGFGKGENAKKYLRTDDRVERVRRAHLNDLENIVPFLGIGLLYSLSGPDLSTAILHFRLFVGARIYHTIAYLIPLPQPNRALAFFLGYGVTLSMAYRLLRSRLYL; encoded by the exons ATGGTCGAGCTCACGCAGCTAATGGACAATGAAGTATTCATGGCCTTTGCCTCCTACACAACGATTGTTCTTTCAAAAATGATGTTTATGAGCACTGCAACTGCATTCTATAGATTGACAAGAAAG GTTTTTGCCAACCCAGAAGACTGCGCAGGCTTTGGCAAAGGAGAGAATGCCAAGAAGTATCTTCGGACAGATGACAGAGTGGAACGTGTACGAAG AGCCCACTTGAATGACCTTGAAAATATTGTGCCATTTCTTGGTATTGGCCTTCTGTATTCCTTGAGTGGTCCAGATCTCTCTACTGCCATCCTGCACTTCAGACTCTTTGTTGGAGCACGAATCTACCACACAATTGCATATTTGATACCCCTTCCCCAGCCAAATCGCGCTTTGGCTTTTTTCCTTGGATATGGAGTTACACTGTCAATGGCTTACAGATTGCTGAGAAGTAGGTTGTACCTGTAA